One region of Aminobacterium colombiense DSM 12261 genomic DNA includes:
- the metG gene encoding methionine--tRNA ligase has protein sequence MSEKSFYITTPIYYVNDIPHIGHAYTTIAADVMARYRRMMGDRVFFCTGTDEHGQKIQQSADAKGMTAKELADRTMENFRRLWEVLNISNDDFIRTTEERHEKVVQGIFKKLMDQGDIYKGTYEGWYCIPCETYVPESSMKEDKTCPDCGRPLQKMEEESYFFRASKYSDQLLDYYEKNLKAIMPRSRYNEIVSFVRSGLRDQSVSRTSIKWGIPVPGDEKHVVYVWFDALINYLTACGYMSDSEKLNIFWPSVHHLVGKDIIRFHCVIWPIMLIALGLNPPVTVFAHGWWTVEGEKMSKSKGNVVDPFEMADVYGVDPFRYFVLREVPFGLDGDFSEQAMVLRINSDLANDLGNLLNRTLQMVKNFRDGIVPAPTNFESLDKEIETLLQSTFSQVEESMSCFAYEEALKAIWALIRRGNKYIDETMPWKLGKEGPQERLDTVLFVLAEMLRGTGLLIAPFMPLTAEKLWGQLGLPGTPEKHGIPAFSFGGFPAGTQTIKGDVLFPRIDVENWKKERAEREARKGSVPDPGNHEEQIMIEDFAKVELRVGQIIAVEEIPKAKKLYKLHVDLGYEKRTIVSGIKEHFSVEELLGKRIVVVVNLKPVKLCGVESRGMLLASGPADKSTLALLTPDKDIPLGSRVS, from the coding sequence ATGTCTGAAAAAAGTTTTTATATTACAACGCCTATTTATTATGTCAATGACATCCCTCATATAGGACACGCCTACACGACAATAGCTGCAGACGTAATGGCTCGTTACCGTCGCATGATGGGTGATAGGGTTTTCTTTTGTACAGGAACTGATGAGCATGGGCAAAAGATACAGCAAAGCGCGGATGCGAAAGGAATGACAGCTAAAGAACTGGCAGATAGGACTATGGAAAATTTTCGTAGATTATGGGAAGTCCTGAACATCTCAAATGACGATTTTATCCGAACAACAGAAGAACGCCATGAAAAGGTAGTTCAGGGAATATTCAAAAAACTCATGGATCAGGGAGATATTTATAAAGGTACTTATGAAGGTTGGTACTGTATCCCTTGTGAAACTTACGTTCCTGAAAGCAGTATGAAAGAAGATAAGACTTGTCCTGACTGTGGACGGCCCCTTCAAAAGATGGAAGAAGAAAGCTATTTTTTCCGGGCTTCCAAATATAGTGACCAACTTCTTGACTATTACGAAAAAAATCTAAAGGCCATTATGCCCAGGAGCCGATATAATGAAATTGTGAGTTTTGTCCGTAGCGGACTGAGAGATCAGTCAGTATCACGAACAAGCATCAAATGGGGGATTCCAGTCCCTGGAGATGAAAAACACGTAGTGTACGTCTGGTTTGACGCATTGATTAACTATCTTACCGCCTGCGGCTACATGTCTGATTCAGAAAAACTCAACATATTCTGGCCAAGTGTCCATCATTTGGTAGGTAAGGATATTATCCGGTTTCACTGTGTGATTTGGCCCATAATGCTCATTGCCCTTGGGCTTAACCCGCCAGTGACAGTTTTTGCCCATGGGTGGTGGACTGTAGAAGGAGAAAAAATGTCAAAGTCAAAGGGTAACGTCGTTGATCCTTTTGAGATGGCGGATGTATATGGCGTTGACCCTTTTCGATACTTTGTGCTTAGGGAGGTACCCTTCGGACTGGATGGAGATTTTTCAGAGCAGGCTATGGTTTTGCGAATCAACTCTGATTTGGCCAACGATCTGGGGAACTTGCTCAACAGAACCCTTCAGATGGTGAAAAACTTCAGGGATGGCATTGTTCCCGCCCCGACAAACTTTGAAAGCCTGGACAAGGAGATTGAAACCCTTCTACAATCCACTTTCTCGCAGGTTGAAGAGAGCATGTCGTGTTTCGCTTACGAAGAAGCGTTGAAAGCCATTTGGGCCCTTATTCGGAGGGGAAACAAATATATTGATGAAACCATGCCCTGGAAACTGGGAAAAGAAGGACCTCAGGAGCGTCTTGACACAGTCCTCTTTGTCTTAGCTGAAATGCTCCGTGGAACAGGACTTCTTATCGCTCCCTTCATGCCATTGACAGCGGAAAAGCTCTGGGGGCAACTAGGGCTTCCTGGAACGCCTGAAAAACATGGGATACCGGCCTTCTCTTTTGGCGGTTTCCCTGCAGGAACACAAACAATTAAAGGGGATGTCCTTTTTCCCCGCATCGATGTTGAGAACTGGAAGAAAGAAAGAGCTGAACGAGAGGCGCGAAAAGGGTCGGTGCCTGACCCTGGAAATCACGAAGAACAAATAATGATTGAGGATTTTGCCAAAGTGGAGCTTAGGGTTGGACAAATTATTGCAGTTGAAGAAATTCCAAAGGCAAAAAAACTCTATAAGTTGCACGTGGATCTTGGATACGAAAAGCGAACGATAGTTTCTGGGATAAAAGAGCATTTTTCTG
- the rsmI gene encoding 16S rRNA (cytidine(1402)-2'-O)-methyltransferase has product MPLFVVPTPIGNLEDITLRAINVLRKVDVIACEDTRKTAILLQRYHIHVPTVSYYAHNEQRRTEQLIERLRRGEKVALVSDAGTPGISDPGSVLIQAAISEGFEIDILPGATAFVPALIHSGFETHPFTFYGFLPDKKGERREILQSLQFHPFPLIFYLSPHKAQKHMADMLDILGNRRAALVREISKIYQEARRANLDAILSQAEAEGVRGELVLVVDKPLQQVLDDGQWKKEAEQMVTNGISQKEVVKFIIQRYPVAKNAVKDWLIQVRQKIDR; this is encoded by the coding sequence ATGCCTCTTTTTGTAGTTCCTACGCCAATAGGAAATTTGGAAGATATAACGTTGAGAGCTATTAATGTGCTGAGAAAAGTCGACGTAATCGCTTGTGAAGATACTCGTAAGACAGCGATTCTTCTTCAGCGCTATCATATCCATGTCCCTACTGTCTCCTACTATGCCCATAACGAGCAAAGGCGTACAGAGCAACTTATTGAACGGCTGAGAAGGGGAGAAAAAGTTGCCCTAGTCTCTGACGCTGGGACACCGGGGATTTCTGATCCTGGGAGTGTACTTATCCAGGCGGCTATTTCTGAGGGCTTTGAAATTGATATTCTGCCAGGCGCTACGGCATTTGTTCCCGCTTTAATCCATTCTGGATTTGAAACTCATCCCTTTACCTTTTACGGCTTTCTTCCTGACAAGAAGGGGGAACGTAGGGAGATTCTTCAGAGTTTGCAATTTCACCCTTTCCCGCTGATATTTTATCTGTCCCCCCATAAAGCTCAAAAACATATGGCTGATATGCTTGATATTTTAGGAAATAGACGTGCAGCTCTGGTGAGAGAGATCAGTAAAATATACCAGGAAGCCAGGCGGGCTAACCTTGATGCCATTTTATCTCAGGCAGAAGCAGAGGGAGTACGTGGGGAACTCGTACTTGTTGTGGATAAACCACTTCAACAAGTACTTGATGATGGTCAATGGAAAAAAGAAGCAGAACAGATGGTAACCAATGGCATTAGTCAAAAAGAAGTTGTAAAATTTATAATTCAACGTTATCCTGTAGCGAAAAATGCAGTCAAGGATTGGCTGATTCAGGTGAGACAGAAAATAGATCGATAA